Sequence from the Sporichthyaceae bacterium genome:
ACGGTGTCCTCGATGGGTCCGTCCGGGGTGCGCACCACCCGCACGGAGGCGAGTTCGGGCAGCCAGTCCCCGACGGGGTCGTCGAGCCCGATCCGGCCCTCGTCGATCAGCTGCATGACCGCGGCCGCCACGATCGGCTTGGTGATCGAGGCGAGGCGGAAGATCGAGTCACGCGCCGCCGGCACGTTGTGCTCGACGTCCGCCAGGCCAACCGCTGCGGTCTGCACCTGGTTTCCGCGGGCGATCAACGCGACCGCCCCCGGCACCCCGTCCCGTCCGACGTGCCCCGACAACATCGTGCCCAGTTCATCCATGGCCACTGTCATACCCGGGGCGTCAGGAAACGCGCCGATCAGGGTCCGAAAATGACGCCCCACGTATGAGAGAGCTCGCTGCGCTCATGAATGATCGTGCGATCAACGCGCCAAAGCCTCGGTGCCCAACAGCAGATCCAGGTCCGCGTCACGGTCGGCACAGACCGGGTGCAGCGCGGTCAGCGTCGCCCACCCGTCAGCGAGCAACGCGGCGTCGCTGTCCGGTTCGCCGCTGGCGTCGATCTCGGAGACCTGCACGGTGAAATACCCGCTGTCCCGCTCCCCGATGTGGGTCTGTACCGCACCGAAGGAGGCCAGCGGGGCGCGGCGCAGGCCCCGCACCGAGGAGGCCTCGACGTTGGGCACGTTGAGGTTCACCGCGGTACCCGCGGGCAACCGCACCAGACCGGGCAGCATCTCCGCGGCGAACTGCGCGGCGGTGTCCCACTGCTGCTCACCCGCGCCGATGCCCAGCGACACGGCCATCGCGGTGATGCCCTGCGCCGCGGCGGTCAGCGCGGCGCCCACCGTGCCGGAGTGCAGGATCGCCTGCCCGGTGTTCGGGCCGTGGTTGATCCCGGAGAGCACCAGGTCCGGTGGGTCGCCGAAGGCGCCGCGGGTGGCGGTGAGCGCGATGAACGCCGGCGAGGCCTCGACGCCGTAGACGCTGCCGTCCTCCAGGCCGGGCAGTCGGTGGGACTTGGTGACGATGCGCGCGCCATCGGTGAGCGCGGTGATGGAGGCGCTGGCGCCGCTGGAGTTGGAGGCGGGTGCGGCGACCACCACGTCCAGGCCCGCGCGTGCCGCGATCTCGGCGAGCTTGTGCAGGCCGGGGCTCTCGATGCCGTCGTCGTTGGTGATCAGGCAACGCAGCCGCCGACCGGAATCGCCGAACTCCACACCGGTCTTGGTCCGCCGGCCGAGTTCCTCCGGGCTGATGCTGCGCGGGTCGTTCATTCCTGTCCTCCTTCGGCCGCGCCCGCCGAGCGGGTGCGTAGTTGCACGTGCCCGGCCAGCCGCTCGATGGCATCGCGGTCGCCGCTGGCCAGGCCGCGGCGGGTGACGTTGAGCGCACCCGCGGCGGCGGCCAGCCGCAGAGCCGCTGCGGTGTCCATACCCAGGGCCAACCCGGCGGCCAAACCCGCGGTCATCGAATCCCCGGCGCCGCGGTGGTCGACCTCCTCCAGATGCGGACCCACCACCTCGATCACCTCCTCGCCGTCGAGCAGTGCCCACGGCGGTTGATCCGCACGGCTGAGCACCACCTGGTCGGCACCCTGCTCGCGCAACCGGTGCATGGCGGCGATCAACTCATCGGGGTCCTCGGACTTGGCGAAACCGTCCTCCAACACCTGTTCGTGACTGACCTTCAGCAGACTCAGCCCACCGCCCATCGCCTCGGTCAACGGCGCCCCGGACAGGTCGGCGACGACGATCCGCCCCGCCTTGCGCAGGTCCGCCGCGAGGCGGCGGTAGACCTCGGCCGGCAGCACCGGCAGATCCCACGGCCCCGGCCCGGCCAGCACCGCGACCTTGGCGTCCAGGCCCAGGCTGACCGCGCTGCCGTAGAGGTCGTCGACGTCGTGCCGGGACAGCTTGCCCGGCGTGGTGACCGCGACCTGCACCCGTTCCCCGCCGCGCCGGTCGTGCACGTAGGCACCGTTGCGCGCGGAGGTGTTCACCATCGCCACCTCGATGTCGTGCGCGGCGATGAGATTCCACAGCAGCTCGCCGGTCTCGCCACCGAACGGCCCACCGAGCACCACCGGCAGGCCGAGTTCGGCGACCATCCGGGCCACCCAGAAACCCTGGCCGCCGGCGTGGAGGTGAATCTCGTCGTGGCCCTCGGAGTCGGCCTCGATGGTGACGGTGAGCAGCGGGTCGGGCGCGAACACGAAGACGGCGGGCGGCTCGCTCATGTCCGGCAGCTACCCCGTTCCGGGGAACACAAAGCCGGCCCCCGCGACGTTGCGGGGACCGGCCAATCCTGAGGTGGGCTCAGGAGCTGAAGGCCACCGGCAACTGACTCACCGGGATCTCGGCGAAGGTGTCCTGCACCCAGGTCGGGGTGCCGGGCTGCGGATAGTTCGGCGGCGGGGACGTGCGCAGGTGTTGGTCGTAGTCGTAGTCCGCGTAGTACCCGACGTTGATGTTGGCGTTGGCCACGTCGATGTGATCGACGCTGACGTCCAGCCCGAGGATCTGCGCACCCAGCGCGCCGCGGTAGTACTGCGCGACCGAGCCGTACAGCTTGATCTTCGGGATCGGCAGGGTGACGGTGGCCAGCTTGTTCAACAGCGCCAGGTACACGGCGGGTTGCAGCAGCGGGAACGACACCCCGAAGTAGTGCTTCATCGACATGATCGCCGCGTCGATCTCGATGTCCCCGCCCAGCGCCTTCAGCGGCGTGTACAGCGCGTCCAGTCTCTTCGTGGTCAGCGACAGGCAGGTGGCCAGCGCCACCGTGCACTGCAGCGGGTCCCACACCAGCACCGAGCCGTTGGCCACCAGGCCCAGCGCGTTCGGCTGCCCGTCGAGGGTGGTCTTGTCGTGGCCGAAGGAGGTGCCGGAGACATCGGAGTACTTGATGTCCGAGGCGATGGTGATGTCGCCGTCGGTGCCGATGGTGGACCGGCCGTTGAACGCGCCGTCCACGTACAGCGAGCCCTCGCTGCAGTCGCTGCTCAGCGTGTTGGTCAGCAGCGTCGCCGGGTCCGGGTCCAGCGTGCCGTACAGGCCGAGCAGCTTGCCGGTCAGGCAGTACAGGCCCGACGGCGACGGGTGCGCGGAGCCGCCGGGGTTGTCCTGCACGTAGATGCCCGACGGGATCGGGATCGGCGCCGGGTCCGAGGCGATGGACGTGACCGCGTTGACCACCTGGTCGGCACCCAGCCCGGCGAGCACAGAGGAGGTCAGGTTGAGCAGGCCGCCCAGGATCGGGAAGGAGTTGGCGACCTGGTCCAGGATGTTCTGCGGCACGCCGCCGCCGCAGTCCTTGCCGGGGTTGTCCGACGGCAGGGTCTGCGGGCTCCACACCTTCATCTGGTTGCCGACAAAGGAGATGCGGGTCGGGCCGGTGTAGACGCAGTACGCCGCGGACTT
This genomic interval carries:
- a CDS encoding serine hydrolase domain-containing protein produces the protein MDELGTMLSGHVGRDGVPGAVALIARGNQVQTAAVGLADVEHNVPAARDSIFRLASITKPIVAAAVMQLIDEGRIGLDDPVGDWLPELASVRVVRTPDGPIEDTVPARRQATVRELLTFTAGWGYGEQFDRPVVARLFETVHAHLLEPQLLPAPADWLSALAEVP
- a CDS encoding 5'/3'-nucleotidase SurE → MNDPRSISPEELGRRTKTGVEFGDSGRRLRCLITNDDGIESPGLHKLAEIAARAGLDVVVAAPASNSSGASASITALTDGARIVTKSHRLPGLEDGSVYGVEASPAFIALTATRGAFGDPPDLVLSGINHGPNTGQAILHSGTVGAALTAAAQGITAMAVSLGIGAGEQQWDTAAQFAAEMLPGLVRLPAGTAVNLNVPNVEASSVRGLRRAPLASFGAVQTHIGERDSGYFTVQVSEIDASGEPDSDAALLADGWATLTALHPVCADRDADLDLLLGTEALAR
- a CDS encoding PfkB family carbohydrate kinase; the protein is MSEPPAVFVFAPDPLLTVTIEADSEGHDEIHLHAGGQGFWVARMVAELGLPVVLGGPFGGETGELLWNLIAAHDIEVAMVNTSARNGAYVHDRRGGERVQVAVTTPGKLSRHDVDDLYGSAVSLGLDAKVAVLAGPGPWDLPVLPAEVYRRLAADLRKAGRIVVADLSGAPLTEAMGGGLSLLKVSHEQVLEDGFAKSEDPDELIAAMHRLREQGADQVVLSRADQPPWALLDGEEVIEVVGPHLEEVDHRGAGDSMTAGLAAGLALGMDTAAALRLAAAAGALNVTRRGLASGDRDAIERLAGHVQLRTRSAGAAEGGQE